A stretch of Desulfurivibrio alkaliphilus AHT 2 DNA encodes these proteins:
- a CDS encoding hemolysin family protein — MVLTQLILAVGFAVVVSALCSIFEAVLYSVPLSRVELLAQKRPYVGNILKKLKQDVHRPITAILTLNTIANTAGAAVAGAAAAVVFGEQHLTIFFAAFTVSILLFSEIIPKTLGVSYSKLLAPWVALPLHWLVKLLAPAVWVIHLITRRLGSGQSQEVLVSAKEVAAFAAISQQTGAIDAQEASVITNILELRHQRVRDAMTPRTVTFILDAELTVGEAREFEKKWNFHSRVPVYSGEIDNIVGMVLRKDVLLAAAADKHQVKLKELMQPVHFVPESARLTRVLLDFFELRRHLFVVVDEYGGFTGVISLEDVIEEIVGREIIDESDQIKDMRELAKHKRETFLRQLNRLK; from the coding sequence ATGGTGCTAACCCAGCTAATACTTGCCGTTGGTTTTGCCGTGGTGGTATCGGCCCTGTGCAGTATTTTTGAAGCGGTCCTTTACTCGGTACCTTTAAGCCGGGTGGAACTGCTGGCCCAGAAACGACCCTATGTGGGCAACATTTTAAAAAAACTCAAGCAGGATGTCCACCGGCCCATCACCGCCATTTTAACCTTGAATACCATCGCCAACACCGCGGGCGCCGCCGTGGCGGGAGCCGCCGCCGCCGTGGTCTTTGGCGAACAGCACCTGACCATTTTCTTTGCCGCTTTCACCGTCAGCATCCTGCTGTTTTCTGAAATTATCCCCAAAACCCTGGGGGTCAGCTACAGCAAGCTGCTTGCCCCCTGGGTGGCCCTGCCCCTGCACTGGCTGGTGAAGCTGCTGGCCCCGGCAGTGTGGGTGATCCATTTGATTACCCGCCGGCTGGGCAGCGGTCAGAGCCAGGAGGTGCTGGTTTCTGCCAAGGAGGTAGCGGCATTTGCCGCCATCAGTCAGCAGACCGGCGCCATCGACGCCCAGGAGGCCAGTGTGATCACCAATATCCTTGAACTGCGCCACCAAAGAGTGCGGGACGCCATGACCCCGCGCACTGTCACCTTCATCCTGGATGCCGAACTCACCGTCGGCGAGGCCCGGGAGTTTGAGAAAAAATGGAACTTTCACAGCCGGGTGCCGGTATACAGCGGCGAGATCGACAATATCGTGGGCATGGTCCTGCGCAAGGATGTCCTGCTGGCCGCCGCCGCCGATAAACATCAGGTGAAGCTGAAAGAGCTGATGCAACCGGTCCATTTCGTACCGGAATCGGCCCGGCTGACCAGGGTACTGCTGGACTTTTTCGAGTTGCGCCGCCATCTCTTCGTGGTGGTTGACGAGTACGGCGGTTTTACCGGGGTCATCAGCCTGGAAGACGTTATTGAAGAGATCGTCGGCCGGGAGATCATCGATGAGTCCGACCAGATCAAGGACATGCGGGAGTTGGCCAAACACAAACGGGAAACCTTTCTCCGGCAGCTCAACCGCCTGAAGTAA
- a CDS encoding 4Fe-4S binding protein, with the protein MNWWTRALKSLISADERDRLDLFRMFPSIRRFLAARHHYAYMRIASDLLFIFILLLGLFGPREPENNIAVFLSWGVIWPAIVLSWFFVGRMWCGICPFPGLGVFLQNKGWTLNLPVPRFLQKYGVYSSVFLLALIIWTEIVGGLDRSPLGTAYFLLAIVFGASLLSVLFSGQAWCRHLCPLGRISGAAATLAITEFRPDHDKCRGCTTFACKRGAPGKRGCPVYLGAFNVQNNLHCLVCGHCLPACDRDSPQFLLRNPYSELIRNKGRYITCTYIVPFLIGSQLARFFRETPNYTQLQAAFGLSDAVLFSLLLVLGFAVVLGIIHYGSRLFGITEDPMFGKFSPMVPILIPMSFTGELVYRMHYFTAGVGDFIPTAGRQFGLALLERLHFTVPDFPVQMLAAVFMLNGTIAGCYILWQFCLRDFAGLVAFRNFIGINLLIIALLVAYLVVIF; encoded by the coding sequence GTGAACTGGTGGACCAGGGCCCTGAAAAGTCTGATTTCCGCCGATGAGCGGGACCGGCTCGATCTGTTTCGGATGTTTCCCAGCATCCGTCGTTTTCTGGCTGCCAGGCATCATTATGCCTATATGCGGATCGCCAGTGATCTGCTTTTTATCTTTATCCTGCTGCTGGGGCTTTTTGGCCCCCGGGAACCCGAGAATAATATTGCGGTATTTTTAAGCTGGGGGGTGATCTGGCCGGCCATTGTGTTGAGCTGGTTTTTTGTTGGTCGGATGTGGTGCGGAATCTGCCCCTTTCCCGGCCTGGGGGTCTTTCTCCAGAACAAGGGTTGGACCCTGAATTTGCCGGTGCCCAGGTTCCTGCAGAAATACGGGGTCTACAGCTCGGTTTTCCTGCTGGCCCTGATTATCTGGACGGAAATTGTCGGCGGCCTGGATCGCTCTCCGCTTGGTACCGCTTATTTCCTGCTGGCCATTGTTTTTGGCGCATCATTGTTGTCGGTGCTGTTTTCCGGTCAGGCCTGGTGCCGGCATCTCTGCCCCCTGGGTCGGATCAGCGGTGCGGCGGCGACCTTGGCGATCACTGAATTCCGCCCCGATCACGACAAGTGCCGGGGCTGTACCACCTTTGCCTGTAAGCGCGGGGCTCCCGGCAAGCGCGGCTGCCCGGTGTATCTTGGGGCCTTTAACGTGCAGAACAACCTGCACTGCCTGGTCTGCGGGCATTGCCTGCCCGCCTGCGACCGCGACTCGCCCCAGTTTCTGTTACGCAACCCCTATTCGGAGTTGATTCGCAACAAAGGGCGCTACATCACCTGCACTTATATTGTTCCCTTTCTGATCGGCTCCCAACTGGCTCGTTTTTTCCGGGAAACTCCCAACTACACCCAACTGCAGGCGGCCTTTGGCCTGTCGGATGCGGTGCTGTTCAGCCTGCTGCTGGTGCTGGGATTTGCCGTGGTGCTGGGGATTATTCATTACGGCTCCAGACTGTTCGGGATTACCGAGGACCCGATGTTCGGCAAGTTTTCGCCCATGGTGCCGATCCTGATCCCCATGTCGTTTACCGGGGAACTGGTTTACCGGATGCACTATTTCACCGCCGGGGTTGGTGATTTTATTCCCACCGCCGGGCGCCAGTTCGGGCTGGCGCTGCTGGAGCGGCTGCATTTTACCGTGCCGGATTTCCCGGTCCAGATGTTGGCCGCCGTTTTCATGCTCAACGGCACCATTGCCGGGTGCTATATTTTGTGGCAATTCTGTCTGCGCGATTTTGCCGGGTTGGTCGCTTTTCGCAACTTCATCGGCATCAACCTGCTGATTATCGCCTTACTGGTGGCCTATCTGGTGGTGATCTTTTAG
- a CDS encoding trypsin-like peptidase domain-containing protein, with protein sequence MSAAPQSKKPARRVPILLLLVVIAAGWWWFFQEREAHLPPVEPRAVTARGDLAVAEKTAIEIFQSASPAVLFITTIELRRSLFTLNIYELPRGTGSGFIWDERGHVVTNYHVIEDASRVEVTLADQTSWPGRVVGVAPDKDIAVLKIDAPPEKLAPLPVGESANLLVGQKVFAIGNPFGLDQTMTSGIVSALGREIKAVTGRTIQGVIQTDAAINPGNSGGPLLDSAGRLIGVNTAIFSPSGGSAGIGFAVPVDVVNRVVPEIIRYGRVIQPGLGITVAHEQLARRLGVDGILVVNIQPGGAAEKSGLRGSRQVGRDLILGDIIVSVAGRRVANFDDLRNVLDNFRVGDVVELMIIRDGEEKLVEVVLQEVD encoded by the coding sequence ATGAGCGCTGCCCCGCAAAGTAAAAAACCCGCCCGCCGGGTGCCCATCCTTTTGCTGCTGGTGGTTATTGCCGCTGGCTGGTGGTGGTTTTTTCAGGAACGAGAGGCGCACCTGCCGCCGGTGGAACCCCGGGCCGTCACCGCCCGGGGTGATCTGGCGGTGGCGGAAAAGACGGCCATTGAAATTTTTCAGTCAGCTTCGCCTGCGGTTCTATTCATCACCACCATAGAGTTGCGTCGCAGCCTCTTTACCCTCAATATTTATGAGTTGCCCCGGGGAACCGGTTCCGGTTTTATCTGGGATGAACGAGGGCATGTGGTGACCAACTACCATGTCATTGAAGATGCCAGCCGGGTCGAGGTTACCCTGGCCGATCAGACCTCCTGGCCGGGCCGGGTGGTGGGCGTGGCGCCGGACAAGGATATCGCTGTGCTGAAAATCGATGCCCCGCCGGAAAAACTGGCGCCGCTGCCGGTAGGGGAATCGGCCAATTTGCTGGTGGGGCAGAAGGTCTTTGCCATCGGTAACCCCTTCGGCCTTGATCAGACCATGACCTCGGGGATTGTCTCCGCCCTGGGGCGGGAGATCAAGGCGGTTACCGGCCGGACCATCCAGGGGGTGATCCAGACCGATGCGGCCATCAACCCCGGCAACTCCGGCGGTCCGCTGCTTGACAGCGCCGGTCGCCTGATCGGGGTTAATACCGCCATTTTCAGCCCCTCCGGGGGCAGTGCCGGGATCGGTTTCGCCGTCCCGGTGGATGTGGTCAACCGGGTGGTGCCGGAGATCATCCGCTACGGTCGGGTGATCCAGCCCGGGCTGGGGATCACCGTGGCCCACGAACAACTGGCCCGGCGCCTGGGCGTTGATGGTATTCTGGTGGTCAATATTCAACCTGGCGGGGCGGCGGAAAAGAGCGGTTTGCGGGGCAGCCGGCAGGTTGGCCGAGATTTGATTCTGGGGGACATCATTGTGTCGGTGGCGGGGCGCCGAGTGGCAAACTTCGATGATTTGCGCAATGTCCTCGACAATTTCCGGGTGGGGGACGTTGTGGAACTGATGATCATCCGCGACGGCGAAGAGAAGCTGGTGGAAGTGGTGCTGCAAGAGGTTGACTGA
- a CDS encoding leucyl aminopeptidase: MSKQGKDHNERQITVKTSAAATIEGDTLLCFVRGGDGQGPPATQDCQGVPECVAGAYLSGDFSGKKDQVLVCYPAGLAADGKLQRVVLVGLGELRPGAESWRQAGGTAMAALLKTRTVATTVLLPEEMEETATEIAAPLCEGMLLAAYRFGKYRSAATAPSSNGADKASAAGTEDSEPNLRRLIFKGPRGIAKTVKQAAELAAAVCLARDMANEPGNGWTPTDFARQARQMARKQGLKATVLDRQAMEKLGMGGILAVSQGSEQPPSLVVLEYHGQPTSAARQSGGEQAGKTIPTLLLVGKGLTFDSGGISLKPGSGMEEMKYDMCGGAAVLAAMAVVAREQPKGINIVAMIPAAENLPGPAAVKPGDIIRQYGGKTVEVINTDAEGRLLLADALAYGVEKFKPAAVIDLATLTGAVIVALGHHRAGLLGNDDELCCRLLEAGERAGEPLWRLPLGQEYRKQLKSKVADLKNVDKRDAGTILGAVFLEEFVGQTPWVHLDIAGTAWNYTEKSYVPKGPSGFGVRTLVELIRHWR; this comes from the coding sequence ATGAGCAAGCAAGGAAAAGATCATAATGAACGGCAAATAACCGTAAAAACCAGTGCTGCGGCGACCATTGAAGGCGACACCCTGCTCTGTTTCGTCAGGGGCGGTGACGGCCAGGGTCCGCCTGCAACCCAGGATTGTCAGGGGGTGCCCGAATGTGTTGCCGGCGCTTATCTAAGCGGCGATTTTAGCGGTAAGAAAGATCAGGTGCTGGTCTGTTATCCTGCCGGCTTAGCGGCAGACGGCAAATTGCAAAGGGTGGTCTTGGTTGGGCTGGGGGAGTTGCGGCCCGGTGCTGAAAGTTGGCGGCAGGCGGGGGGAACTGCCATGGCCGCTTTGCTCAAAACCCGGACCGTTGCAACCACGGTCCTGCTGCCCGAAGAGATGGAAGAGACGGCCACGGAGATTGCCGCCCCTTTGTGTGAAGGAATGCTGCTGGCCGCTTATCGATTTGGCAAATACCGCTCGGCCGCAACAGCACCCTCCTCAAACGGGGCCGACAAGGCCTCGGCAGCTGGTACCGAAGATAGTGAGCCGAATCTGCGGCGCCTCATATTTAAAGGCCCCCGAGGAATAGCTAAGACTGTCAAGCAGGCGGCGGAACTGGCCGCGGCGGTTTGTCTGGCCAGGGACATGGCCAATGAACCGGGCAACGGCTGGACGCCAACCGACTTTGCCCGGCAGGCCCGCCAAATGGCCAGAAAACAGGGTCTGAAAGCAACGGTTTTAGATCGCCAGGCCATGGAAAAACTTGGCATGGGGGGGATTCTGGCGGTCTCTCAGGGCTCCGAGCAGCCGCCCAGTTTGGTGGTCTTGGAGTATCATGGCCAGCCAACGTCCGCCGCCCGGCAAAGCGGCGGAGAGCAGGCCGGGAAGACGATTCCCACGCTGCTGCTGGTGGGCAAAGGGCTGACCTTTGACTCCGGGGGAATTTCTTTAAAGCCCGGCAGCGGCATGGAAGAGATGAAATACGACATGTGCGGCGGGGCGGCGGTGCTGGCCGCCATGGCTGTGGTGGCGCGGGAACAGCCGAAAGGGATCAATATCGTGGCCATGATTCCGGCCGCAGAAAACCTGCCCGGCCCGGCCGCGGTAAAGCCGGGGGATATTATCCGCCAGTACGGCGGAAAAACCGTGGAGGTGATCAACACCGATGCCGAAGGGCGCCTGTTGCTGGCCGATGCGCTGGCTTACGGGGTAGAGAAGTTCAAGCCCGCGGCGGTGATCGACCTGGCCACCCTTACCGGGGCGGTGATTGTGGCCCTGGGGCATCATCGGGCCGGGTTGCTGGGCAACGATGATGAGTTGTGCTGCCGGCTGCTGGAAGCCGGAGAGCGGGCTGGAGAGCCGCTCTGGCGCCTGCCCTTGGGCCAGGAGTACCGCAAGCAGCTTAAATCAAAGGTGGCGGACCTGAAAAATGTCGACAAGCGTGACGCCGGCACCATTTTAGGGGCGGTGTTTTTGGAGGAGTTTGTCGGTCAAACGCCCTGGGTGCACCTGGATATCGCCGGCACGGCCTGGAATTACACCGAGAAATCTTACGTTCCCAAAGGGCCATCAGGATTCGGGGTGCGGACCCTGGTAGAACTGATCCGGCACTGGCGGTAA
- a CDS encoding methyl-accepting chemotaxis protein has translation MGFINSLTIQKRLVLVLAIPLLFLSFILISEARNNFLDLRQARTTLNIADIAIHTANLAHGLQDERTYSDAYLGSRGQQRGNELASTRATIDRSLAELREHLAATGADRHVPELQTQVRQALNALGRLPELRRQVDNFSIGGGDSFVAYAEILAEVRATLQVVSQVIPNQELMRLIAAHYNFLEFVMRLNGERLLMANTFAANEFAPLAFMRFAESLAEQRVYLESFETLADPEIRQYYQDQMNAPAVTRVADLRQVAIDHRFGGGFNVDPNRWLQAVNGKLDLMSQVEGRLIDNYLEHGAAYRSQSLTQLISKLGFGFVIWWSTAIVGAVVIINLVRAFKSISSEIGDGTIQVNSAAHQLAATSQMVADSSSRQAAAVEQTSASMEEMSAMINRDADNALQADALMREANDVLSRADGSMKKLIESMNEISSASLETQKIVKTIDEIAFQTNLLALNAAVEAARAGEAGAGFAVVADEVRNLAMRAAEAAQNTSSLIEGTVQKVQGGTTLVDETGGSFTAAREAVQKIAILLAEIATASREEADAAKQVNEAISHIDSATQENAASAEETASAANELSSQAESIQQRVAELMAMVGKEIETTYEDRSLKRPSSAPPREPSRAALPAQKQEAKPKPPPKQELEPFDDF, from the coding sequence ATGGGGTTCATCAACAGTCTTACCATCCAGAAGCGGCTGGTACTCGTACTGGCCATACCACTGCTTTTTTTATCTTTCATCCTCATCAGTGAGGCGAGAAACAACTTCCTTGACCTGCGGCAGGCCAGAACAACGCTGAACATCGCCGATATCGCCATCCATACCGCCAACCTGGCCCATGGGCTCCAGGATGAGCGCACCTATTCCGATGCCTATCTTGGGAGCCGGGGCCAACAGAGGGGCAACGAGCTGGCTAGCACCCGGGCGACCATTGACCGCTCCTTGGCTGAGTTGCGGGAACACCTTGCTGCCACCGGAGCCGACCGGCATGTACCGGAACTGCAAACCCAGGTCCGCCAAGCTCTCAACGCGCTGGGCCGACTGCCGGAACTCCGCCGGCAGGTGGATAATTTTAGCATCGGCGGCGGCGACTCTTTTGTCGCCTACGCCGAGATCCTGGCTGAGGTACGAGCAACCTTGCAGGTGGTCTCGCAGGTTATCCCCAACCAGGAATTGATGCGCCTGATCGCCGCGCATTACAACTTCCTGGAATTCGTCATGCGCCTTAACGGCGAACGGTTGCTGATGGCCAACACCTTTGCGGCCAATGAGTTCGCCCCCCTGGCCTTTATGCGTTTTGCCGAAAGCCTGGCCGAGCAGAGGGTTTACCTGGAGAGTTTTGAAACCCTGGCCGACCCGGAAATTCGCCAGTACTACCAGGACCAGATGAACGCCCCTGCCGTCACCCGAGTTGCCGATCTGCGGCAGGTGGCCATCGACCACCGTTTCGGGGGTGGCTTCAACGTCGACCCCAACCGCTGGCTACAGGCCGTCAACGGCAAGCTAGACCTGATGAGCCAGGTCGAAGGGCGATTGATTGATAATTACCTGGAGCACGGCGCCGCCTACCGCTCGCAAAGCCTGACCCAGTTGATCAGCAAACTGGGTTTCGGCTTTGTGATCTGGTGGTCCACCGCCATCGTCGGCGCGGTGGTGATCATCAACCTGGTTCGCGCCTTCAAATCCATTTCCAGCGAGATCGGCGACGGCACCATCCAGGTTAACTCGGCGGCCCATCAACTGGCCGCCACCAGCCAGATGGTGGCCGACAGCTCGTCACGGCAGGCGGCGGCGGTGGAGCAAACCTCCGCCTCCATGGAAGAGATGAGTGCAATGATCAACCGCGATGCCGACAACGCCCTGCAGGCGGATGCCCTGATGCGGGAGGCCAACGACGTCTTGAGCAGGGCCGACGGCTCGATGAAAAAGTTGATTGAGTCGATGAACGAAATCAGCAGCGCCTCCCTGGAAACCCAAAAAATCGTTAAAACCATCGACGAGATCGCCTTTCAAACCAACCTGCTGGCCTTGAACGCCGCCGTGGAAGCGGCCCGGGCCGGCGAGGCCGGCGCCGGCTTTGCAGTGGTGGCCGACGAGGTGCGGAACCTAGCCATGCGGGCCGCCGAAGCGGCCCAGAACACCTCCTCCCTGATCGAGGGGACCGTCCAGAAGGTCCAAGGCGGCACCACCCTGGTGGACGAAACCGGGGGTTCCTTTACCGCCGCCCGGGAGGCAGTGCAGAAAATTGCCATCCTGCTGGCGGAAATCGCCACCGCCTCCCGGGAAGAGGCCGACGCCGCCAAGCAGGTTAACGAGGCCATCAGCCACATCGACAGCGCTACCCAGGAAAACGCCGCTTCCGCTGAAGAAACTGCCTCGGCGGCCAACGAACTGTCCAGCCAGGCCGAATCCATTCAGCAGCGGGTGGCCGAACTGATGGCCATGGTGGGCAAGGAGATTGAGACAACGTATGAAGACCGCAGCCTGAAGAGGCCGTCATCGGCACCCCCAAGGGAACCGAGCCGAGCGGCCCTGCCGGCCCAAAAACAAGAGGCCAAACCAAAACCACCGCCCAAACAGGAATTGGAACCTTTTGACGATTTTTAA